The Geothrix oryzae DNA window CCATCCAGTCCCAGGGGGTTCTTCCATGCGTGCCAGCGTCGCCTGCCTGTCCATCCTCCTGCTCGCCTCCACCTACGGATGCCGCGCCCCCCAAGCCTCCACGCCGCGCCTGTCCACCTCCCCAAGCGGCCTGGGGGTCGCGGACCTCGCCCCCGGGGGCGGCGCCTCCCCGCGGGTCGGCCAGACCTGCGTGGTCGAGGCCCTGGGCTGGGTGGAGGAGAACGGCCAGAAGGGACGCCTCTTCCTCGACACGCGCAAGCGGGGCTACCCCGCCACCTTCCCCCTCGGCGTCGGCCGAGTCATCAAGGGGTGGGACGAAGGCCTCGCGACCATGAGACAGGGCGGGAAACGCCTGCTCCGGGTGCCTCCTGCCCTCGGCTACGCCCCCCACGAGATCGGCGACGACATCCCTCCCGGGGCCACGCTGCTCTTCGAGTTGGACCTCATCGACATCCGCTAGCCCGAGGGTTTCCACCATCCGAGGTCATCCGTGACTGCCCCGCGTCGAGCGCCCTCCCCCATTCCCATCCGGCCCACGCCGCCGGTGGAGAACCCACCGCCCGCTTCCCTCACACGGGGGGTGATCCGGTCCTTCCTGATCGTGTCGGCGATCATCGTCATCACCGAACTCACCATCATGGTGGCGCTGGAGCCCTTGTTCCTGGACGACCACCTGACCATGGCGTTCGTGGATTCCGGGACCCTCATCCTCGTCTGCTTCCCTTCCATGTACTACCTGCTCATCAAGCCCATGGTCCGCCACCTCCTGGCCAAGGCGGAGACCGAACGGGCCCTGAGGGAGGTGCAGGCCACCAATGAGTTCATCCGGAACGACGCCAAGGAGCGGATCATGGCCGAGGCCATGGAGCGGACCAAGGCCGACGAGCGGATCCAGTTCCAGGCCAGGATCCTGGCCGTGGTCCAGCAGGGCGTAGTGGCCACGGGAAAGCATGGCGTCATCCTCTACTGGAACCAGTTCGCCGAGCGGATGTTCGGGTGGACGGAGGAGGAGGTCCGCGGCGAGACCCTGGCGAAGGTGACCGCGTTCAGCGCAGCGGCCGTGCGCCAGGGCCTGTCGTCCTTCGGAGCCGTAAAGGGCTGGTCGGGTGAAGTGCGGGCCGTGCGCCGCGACGACACCTGGTTTCCGGCCTACCTCACCTGCTCTCCCATCTGGCGGCCGGACGGGTCCGTCGCCGGATTCGTCTACACCTTCATCGATACGACCGAGCGCAAGAAGGCCGAGGAGGAGCTGCGCTACTCCGAAGAGAAATACAGCACCGTCGTGGAGAACTCGCCCACCGGCATCTTCATCTACCGCAACGGCAAGCTGGAGTTCGCCAATCAGAAGTTCTTCCAGATGGTGGGGCGGTCGCCTTCCGATCTGGAGGGCATGGATGTCGCGGACATCGTCCACCCCGACGACTGGCCCACCGTCCAGGAGATCTGGCGGAGAAGGTTCCTGGGTTCGGCTCCCTCCCAGGACTACGAATGCCGTATCATCACCTCCACCGGCGAGACCCGCTGGATCAGCGGCCGCAGCATCCTCATCCGGTACCGGGGCGAGA harbors:
- a CDS encoding PAS domain-containing sensor histidine kinase, with amino-acid sequence MIRSFLIVSAIIVITELTIMVALEPLFLDDHLTMAFVDSGTLILVCFPSMYYLLIKPMVRHLLAKAETERALREVQATNEFIRNDAKERIMAEAMERTKADERIQFQARILAVVQQGVVATGKHGVILYWNQFAERMFGWTEEEVRGETLAKVTAFSAAAVRQGLSSFGAVKGWSGEVRAVRRDDTWFPAYLTCSPIWRPDGSVAGFVYTFIDTTERKKAEEELRYSEEKYSTVVENSPTGIFIYRNGKLEFANQKFFQMVGRSPSDLEGMDVADIVHPDDWPTVQEIWRRRFLGSAPSQDYECRIITSTGETRWISGRSILIRYRGENSLLANIQDITERHKAEQALRDSREALHRLSARLLTAQESERQRVARELHDSIGQSLSAIKFMVERVLDSEEWPPAGGRQAQSLQAVVPVIQASVEEVRRISMALRPSTLDDLGLLATIAWFVREFQGTYPHIQVEKVIEVEEFEVPDLLRTNVFRILQEAMNNAAKHSHADKITIVLRQVLHDLQLMIWDNGVGFDLAVTRRDGATTGFGLASMRERAELFGGSLILTSTEGEGTMIIARWPTSEGDPVTS
- a CDS encoding FKBP-type peptidyl-prolyl cis-trans isomerase encodes the protein MRASVACLSILLLASTYGCRAPQASTPRLSTSPSGLGVADLAPGGGASPRVGQTCVVEALGWVEENGQKGRLFLDTRKRGYPATFPLGVGRVIKGWDEGLATMRQGGKRLLRVPPALGYAPHEIGDDIPPGATLLFELDLIDIR